A single region of the Plantactinospora soyae genome encodes:
- a CDS encoding DUF6896 domain-containing protein, translating to MLRTIEDAIRQFYSAKALVEAALGVTSASQLTERVLRDEAIRHGHCRGFEYSVHGVGYTVVSPGGEPVHIDSFGDKDGFTVYDIRAYLEGSGDAVPAVDEIRFACDQLVDRGMIDRIDRATYGFASIPPE from the coding sequence GTGTTGAGGACCATTGAGGACGCAATCCGCCAGTTCTACTCAGCTAAGGCCCTGGTGGAGGCAGCTCTAGGGGTTACGTCGGCGTCGCAACTCACGGAGCGGGTATTGCGAGACGAGGCCATCCGCCATGGGCATTGCCGAGGCTTCGAGTACAGCGTTCACGGCGTCGGGTATACCGTCGTGTCTCCTGGAGGGGAACCGGTGCACATCGATAGCTTTGGTGATAAAGACGGTTTCACCGTCTACGATATCAGGGCCTATCTGGAAGGAAGTGGTGATGCCGTCCCGGCAGTCGATGAAATACGCTTTGCGTGCGACCAACTCGTAGATAGGGGAATGATCGATAGGATTGATCGAGCCACGTACGGGTTTGCTTCAATACCTCCGGAATAG